One region of Cheilinus undulatus linkage group 4, ASM1832078v1, whole genome shotgun sequence genomic DNA includes:
- the fbxo8 gene encoding F-box only protein 8 isoform X2 yields the protein MENVDELRGDKRSEDGESRLRNVELERDFLKMLTLKNIKMNMLQLEISDHENRIQKLRTKKEIRKIVTLLKNKTEVKDEDSDDSQLSCTELVKFALEKLKLLKKQLEYHSLSDLQEILDNSNEEEEEDEDSDDSEEGRDHWEWFWQRLLSIENVTDLSDLQILNNLQHQKAKLCDLVDVLFKFNLAMLGGEQPADQEATRNQTFVQLEEELQFQFISLLTQAEVNLYLVSLVTQVVEEMIARLKDNMNETKLTNQEEDISQNP from the coding sequence ATGGAAAACGTAGACGAACTGCGAGGAGATAAGCGCTCGGAGGACGGCGAGAGTCGTCTGAGAAATGTCGAGCTGGAGAGGGACTTTCTGAAGATGCTCACTCTGAAGAACATCAAAATGAATATGCTGCAGCTGGAAATTTCTGATCATGAGAACAGGATACAGAAGCTACGGACAAAGAAGGAGATAAGGAAAATTGTTACTCTTCTTAAGAATAAAACCGAGGTAAAGGATGAAGACAGTGATGACAGTCAACTGAGTTGCACTGAGCTGGTGAAATTCGCTCTGGAGAAGCTGaaactgctgaaaaaacagctggagtATCACTCTCTCAGCGATCTTCAGGAAATACTGGATAATTccaatgaggaggaggaagaggatgaagacAGTGATGACAGTGAGGAAGGGCGTGATCACTGGGAGTGGTTCTGGCAACGTCTACTGAGCATTGAGAATGTGACTGATCTAAGTGACCTACAGATCCTAAACAACTTGCAGCATCAGAAAGCAAAGCTCTGTGATCTTGTCGACGTCCTGTTCAAATTCAATCTAGCCATGCTGGGGGGAGAGCAGCCAGCTGACCAGGAGGCCACAAGGAACCAGACATTTgtgcagctggaggaggagttACAATTCCAATTCATTTCGCTTCTCACCCAGGCCGAGGTAAACTTGTATCTGGTTTCGCTGGTCACCCAGGTCGTGGAGGAAATGATAGCAAGGCTAAAGGACAACATGAATGAAACCAAACTGACCAATCAGGAGGAGGATATCAGCCAGAACCCGTAG